The DNA segment TAGGATTACCTTAGTCtgcctttaattttattttggaggTATTTATTTCTGCATGTTTGCAGTTTCCTCTCACTAGTTCATGTATGTTTATCACCAAAATAAAGATGTCTGTGAGGATTCTTTTGTTTCCATAATTTTCATGAGGTTTTTCATTTCCTCGTAATTttcatgttcatttttttttcaattgatttatataatgCATTTACAAATTCCGAATTCACAGGGACAAAAGCACTTAATAGGATCCATTCTTCTAACAGCAGATCAGGCGTAGATGGAAGTATCACATTTGTCACTGTCTTCACCATTTATAATTCTTCTCTCAATGATGTAGACGATAAATCATCAAATACAGTTGTTGGCAATGCTTCATATAATAAGTTTGGCAGGTCCACGGCTTTGTTGAATGTCTTCATTAACTTCATTCAggtaaatgttaaataaaagtTGTAGGTTTGTCTTACTGAAAAGAGCATATTATTGCCTCTGATTATTGTGTATGAGAAATGTTAGCAACAGACTTTTTACAATTGgttcaaatttatttgaaatcacAAAATTTTGCGGGTCCAACTTATTCAATGAGCTCTCCTCAAGATTTTGtacttttcaattaattttaaccaatattAGACAGTGTGTTAGAGAATATGTTGCTAGCAGTCTTATAGTTTATATTGTTTCTTTACTTTGTAGACATAAGTGTGTTGTCTTTGTCTATGATTTTAGACTTTTGGAGATTTTCAACATGAAATAGTAGAATATTCTTGTCTTCATGAGTTTTTCACCTTTTTTCCTACCTTGACACTAGTTTTTCTACCAATGTACCCAAATGTCATACATCCTTGTCTACATTTGGCTAATGATAAATTTCAACTGGTAAGCAAACAAGGATATCTTGAGTGATTTAATAGTAAATATACCTCTGGTATTGACAAAGTACAAACTGCACTGAATTTGCATCATTCGCCATAGGCCTTAGAATAAATTTCTCTCACCATTGGGAAAAAGAGAATATACCATAAGAATGTAGACCATAGCATGAAGTCTATATTTGAAATTGACTTTTGTCTATGATAGAAAAGCAGCAATGAGTTGTTAAATCTCACTAAATTAGTAAAATTATAGCAGTGACTTTGTCTGaaacatttacatgtttttaagAAAACTTGCTTAATATTACGAAGTATATCGGTAATATCTGCAAGTTGAAAATTTTCTCCTTCTGAAATTACTGAGAATATGTTATATATCTGTGTAGGTTAGAAAGGTGACAACTGAAGTGTAAGTTGCCTGAATTGCACTATACCCTTATTAACCATTGGATTCTACAccccaaatagaatccatcagTCAATAAAATTTCACCCAGTTGTCTGATATTACTTCTGTCCATCGATCAAATTACTATTATATGTGGTGTATACCTAAATGGAGCTTGAATCAGTCAGTTAGAGAAATAACATTTAGTAACTGTTATTATTACTCGAGTTACTTCAACAGGTGGACGCCAATTAGGGGGTTAAGGATGTTACTGAGAGGAAGAGGGTATAACTAGGGAAATAGACATCTTTTGGATGTTAGATGGTTAGCAAAGGAGAGGCTGGGCTATTGAGGATGGTCAATTGGCAAACTTGTTTACTAAATCCCTCAGGATATCAGGATGAATAAATTGTTTGACACATGACACATGCTCTAGCTTGGGAGGGAGAGTTAAAAGGCACATGTTGATGAGTtgctaatatttattatgattgtTTCTTTTTGTATCAACATGGTGTAAATATAATTAGAGttgtgtgtgttctgttttagttGTACAATTACCCTATATTACAAATAATTCATATTGCTTTTGTCCTAGAGCTCGTTTTCTGACAATAATACCACACAGGCATCATTCATTTAACAACGTGGTTAATGTATGCAGGTCACAATGCCCCAGAGCAAAGTGATTATTCTGACCGATCCAGTGTCTGACCTTTCAGTGCTACGAAATGGGGTATCTCTGTACCCTATAGAAGGTGAATATTCACGAGACAAGTTGATGCTCCAAAGGATCAGGTCTTACATTGTAAGATTACATTGCATCCACAGTAGATAGAAgattttgattatgaaaaataatttctgaTCCCTCATCAGTTACTAAATTTAGCAGAGCAGAATGTTTTTCTTGCTCTTCTATTATCTTTCCATCAATTTATACTACAGCTTCCTTTTCCCTCAACAATGCGCACCATAAGAGATCCGAGGTGCTTGCTAGTTTTCTATCTTTGTCTGATATTATTTTTACCGTATTGAGCTAgtagtgcttttttttttttttatcattataggTGATGgtgtttagaattttaaaattttaattctttaaactAAATAACCTTATGTTTTCCTTCTTTACAGACCTTTTTAGAAACAAGGCTCCAGAATCTTTCTCAGAAGCCAAAAAATATCACTCATTACATCTTCACTGATTCTGATATAGCAGTGGTTGATGATTTACGGCAGATTTTTCGTGACCATCCTAATTTTCATGTGGCTCTGACCTTTAGGAACAATAAGGCTCAACCTTTGAATTCAGGATTCATTGCAGTAAGGGGTACCCCGGAAGCAATTTTAAGGTGATGGTCTGCACGCTCTGTAGTTTTTGTTTAACTGCAATTGTGTCATATAggcactataaaaaaaatagtggaaTGATTGTGTAATTGACTAGTCTCTATGCAGCTTCCACGTAGTGTTACGCATCATGCATGGACTTACCTTTGTTTAGATCACATACTTAACCTGTAGCTGCAAGTCCACAGCTAATTGCTTGGCATGCTCATTTCAGATTTCTGAGAAGAAAACCAATTTACTTTtggtatttaattttcattgttCTTAGTGTAAACAAGTTTTACAGTAAAGAAACACTTTATTTTGATCCCTGTGTTCCAGTGTCATTCTGAATCCTACTGACATTGTTATACTTGGAGGAAAGCAATGaggaatttttaattattgttcttGCAAATTACAAGATGTGTAACACTATCCTACATAGATACCATGCAAATATCTTTGTTATGCTTCTCTGCTCATCTGTAAGCTTGCATTGgcagtgttattttttttgtggcGGGTGTGTGCGTGTTCTATTTTGTGGATTCTGTTTCTCCAATGATCATCTGAAAATTAAATCCTTTTCAATTTccattttttgaatttaattagagAATCTATGCAGGGCAAAGCTTTTCCTACAAGAGGTCTTGAAAGTTTACAGCACAAAATATAGAAATGCTTCCCGCATGCTGGGTGATCAATTAGCTCTTGCTTGGGTAGTGAAGTCAAAACCTCATTTTGATGCCAGCAGGTTTGGCAAAGCACTTGCTTTCTCTGAAGATATTGGGGGTACCTCAGTAGTGTTCTTACCTTGTTCTTTGTACAATTGGACTCCACCTGAGGGTGCTGGTCAATTTCATGGCATGCCATTGGATGCTAAGGTATAATGCAGACTTATTACAGAAGTATTTCTGTCTGATCCTTCGCTGGATGCTTTAAGTTAGAATTTTGgaaattttcttaatataatgTTCCTTTAGCTTTAgtccaatattttaaacttacaACAACCTTATTTGTGTCTGATCCTCAGCTAAATGCTTGAAGTTAGAATTTGGGAAATCTTTTAAAGATGATATActattgttttagttttaaCATGCCATTTGATCCTGGTTTATTTTTGGGATGCAGGTTGTTCATTTTAAAGGATCAAGAAAACGTCTAATGCTCGAATCTTGGAACTTTTATTCCTCATCTCTTGAGGTTTCAGACATGTTATGTCTCATTTTGGGAAGTGGGAGAACCAAATATGATTTTTGAGAATTTTAATCCTGAAATGGTTcacttatcatatatatatatatatatatatgcagcaGCTTGTGGCATTAACGGCTCCATATCTTAGTACAGAAAAAACTCAGCCATAACCTTTTTTTGATTGGCAATATGGTATTGACAGCTGCAAACTAAAGGGCAGGAACTGGACCCTTGGATGAGTTGATTTATTCTTCTACTTTGGGAGAGTTCTTTTCAGAAGGTGCAATTTACCCGTTCCACCATATGAAGAGCATGTGGAATgtgatgttattgttttgaaatGGTACAGTGGTATGTACATTGTTGTGCAGTTTGAAAGGATATTTAATGAGTCTGAATTGCTTCCAAATGACCCATCTGGTTGGATTTGATTGACCGACCATTAATATTATAGGTCACTTAACGTGGTTGAACCACCCATCCATTGTTGAACTCACAATGAAGGTCGCTTGTTTCCATCAGCATGTGATATTGGAACAGCAAGGGCAACTGAAAAATTAGTATACTTAATAACATAATGTTATAATTAGATAGATAGACAGACAGACAGACAGACAGAGAGATAGATAGAGAGATAAAGAGAGGAAATTCACTTCCTCGTGAGTAAGTCTAAGAAGTTACTCTTAATATGAaccttctattttattttgcacCAATGGTTAAGATTAATCTGCTAGCTCCCCTCACGTGACTTCTCAAACCTACCAGATATTCTTGTTTTGCTATTTCTTCCTCACGAGTAGACCAGTAGCTCCCTCCGTTTACCTCATCGCAAAGAGCAAACATGgtgaattaataaattaatttgaaattgggTGATCCAATAAATCATGGGCAAAGTTGCCAAGAAAACAATAACTCCTTGAAAATATGGTGAAGAAAAGATATCTGCACAATTCTTAAGGATAGCTTCAATGTCCTTAACAGTAACCCAACACTGATGGTTACAAATAGCACAAGAACCACTCAGAATTCCAACTTAAGGCTTTGAGTACTGAGCAAACTGATCAGACCCATTGTTTGTTCAATGTTCAAGGTGTCTAACATTGTTTCCAGCTACAAGTCTTCTTTATATAGAGCTCCTGAGAAGGTATTCGTTGTGAGATAGAGAGCTTCATCATACTTCCTGTTCTGATTCTTTATACGTTTTTTCAGGTAACATGTATCGATCAAAGCGATTAGATAGAAAAGGTTTCATATTACTATGTGCAATAAATGATAGTAGAATAGGAATGGCTTCTAGTCCAACTAAGAAGCAAAATTTTAAGTGAAACTGATACATTCTTCTTGTGAGTAACTTGGCCTATATGATAATTTATCCATACTGGTAAATTATCTTGAAAGAGACACattggtattttatttataaaaatgatcaATCATTCTTGAATATATATCTTTTGGCTTATGGACATATCTGTATACTTACACATAACTTCGTAGATgtccaaatataataatatttatcatcaaaactttaTGATATCTTTGAGAATCTTTGAGAAGTTAGATGTTTCATAAGTCTTTGGTTCCAATATTTGTCATatcacctaaaaaaaattaaattagttaattattaaaattattggaAAAAGATTATTTACGATCATCAAATTACAAATcgtcatatataataaatttattaatttttacaaaattatattaaatgtcATATTAATGGAAATctatgattaaattataatatcaaattATTCTACATTATCCATGAATCacaattaaaatctaaaattagtTAGACCATAAACTAACTAATTATGTAAAGCAATTATTTTGACTAATTATTTTGGTTACTCATTTtgactaaatattttaaataattatttttaattaaatattttgaaaaaatattttaattaattattttaacttgttattctgacttattattttaattaattttttgactaaatttttaaaaatattttttcctaattatttaaattagtgATTTTAATTAACTATAGTTTTTTCAAatctgatatttttattttttaaaattaaaatttaaaaatataattaataaatacataagaacaaatgaataaatttatgaATCCAAATACTCATTAATGATACTATTAAAATCCATTATCCAATtctcacaataaaaaataataatttttcattgaaaactcattatattttatattaaatgttttattaaataaataaattaattaaaaaggaatTATCTAGAGTTTCCTTATTTTTTGGGCGGGAAAAATGAGCCAAAAGTTACTTTAAGAACATGtattagattaagattttaaaagacttttttatataaaaaatatattgtggtattcaatcagaatatttaaatgatataaataagtCTTGTGGTATccaattaagaattttaaaattttttaatgagGGCAACAAAATTTCACTTCATcgtatttaatattaattacgcTTTTTTACAACTTATAAAAAGTCTtttggtattaaaaaaatataaaaattttaatgaattattttttaagaaaaattttgatggattttataagatattttagtataaaatatctATCAAACAATCTCATCAAACCCTTGAGATTTTGttagactcttttttttttcctattatttatcagactttcttttctctcattatacataccttcttcttctctctttaaTATTATTCAAGATGCGCGTATTATATGTTTTTGTCATTCTTTTAgagtaaaaaaatgtcaaatgtaCTTCTCTCATCTGCACTTTTTCgtttgttttctaaattaatGTTTCTCTTATGTGCTAAAATTAATCATGTTTTCCTTATGTCGATTATGTTCATCACTTGTTCAACTTAATATTTTTGTGATTATTACCCTTAATTTTGTTATCCATATAAGTCAGTAACTCTCCTACAAATTTTTCATCCTCACCACTCCCTTTTACCCTATTTAAACATGTCATTGGATTTATCATGAAATAAttgtagtaattaaaaaaaaaattaatatatattttaaatctatTGTTCAAATCCAGTAGTGAGAGTGAGAAAATAATATTGCAAGAAGGGTTAGTATaagacataaaattaaaaccaatttaactattaaaatattaagaaaaacatattgattttactttttttatccaaatttcatcatttcttatttttttcactaactCTTGTaacaaaaattcataaaatcctttcaaatcttataaatctataaaataaagtcctttcaaatcctttaaattcttataatataaattcaataaaattcaaattatcataaaagtctTGTAAAGAAATATGATAAGTCATAATATTCCTATGTAATCTTTAAAATCCATCATACTTTTgctaaaataatcttttatctttatcatccaATACACTCCCTAAAATATCAtgtatgattttttcttttcaatctctattaaaaggaaaaaacgtGTCCAAATTTTTTAAGGAAGAATGGATACCATCACAAAGGTTCGACCTGAAGAGTGTCTCTCAACCATTATTTCCTTCAGATCTCCTAAGGATGCATATGCAGAATATATCTTGTGTCTCCATCCTTTAAAGCAATTGCAGATTCAGATGCTGTGTGGGAAAACTTTCTTCCTTCCATCTGATTACAAAGAAAT comes from the Glycine soja cultivar W05 chromosome 6, ASM419377v2, whole genome shotgun sequence genome and includes:
- the LOC114417062 gene encoding uncharacterized protein LOC114417062 isoform X1, which gives rise to MKIFSGWHRFVFGLALIFLLTHLFSVRELHTNSKMEEPPRKQLNKKLDHLVLGPAAGQGLSNRLQCQGTKALNRIHSSNSRSGVDGSITFVTVFTIYNSSLNDVDDKSSNTVVGNASYNKFGRSTALLNVFINFIQVTMPQSKVIILTDPVSDLSVLRNGVSLYPIEGEYSRDKLMLQRIRSYITFLETRLQNLSQKPKNITHYIFTDSDIAVVDDLRQIFRDHPNFHVALTFRNNKAQPLNSGFIAVRGTPEAILRAKLFLQEVLKVYSTKYRNASRMLGDQLALAWVVKSKPHFDASRFGKALAFSEDIGGTSVVFLPCSLYNWTPPEGAGQFHGMPLDAKVVHFKGSRKRLMLESWNFYSSSLEVSDMLCLILGSGRTKYDF
- the LOC114417062 gene encoding uncharacterized protein LOC114417062 isoform X2, translating into MASFCFWSCFDFPPYSSVFWELHTNSKMEEPPRKQLNKKLDHLVLGPAAGQGLSNRLQCQGTKALNRIHSSNSRSGVDGSITFVTVFTIYNSSLNDVDDKSSNTVVGNASYNKFGRSTALLNVFINFIQVTMPQSKVIILTDPVSDLSVLRNGVSLYPIEGEYSRDKLMLQRIRSYITFLETRLQNLSQKPKNITHYIFTDSDIAVVDDLRQIFRDHPNFHVALTFRNNKAQPLNSGFIAVRGTPEAILRAKLFLQEVLKVYSTKYRNASRMLGDQLALAWVVKSKPHFDASRFGKALAFSEDIGGTSVVFLPCSLYNWTPPEGAGQFHGMPLDAKVVHFKGSRKRLMLESWNFYSSSLEVSDMLCLILGSGRTKYDF